Proteins encoded by one window of Deinococcus sp. KSM4-11:
- the hisA gene encoding 1-(5-phosphoribosyl)-5-[(5-phosphoribosylamino)methylideneamino]imidazole-4-carboxamide isomerase has translation MSAPGQPLIIPCVDIQSGRAVRLYEGDPERETVYFDSPLDAARHWVNLGAGLLHLVDLDAATGRGQNREVIEQITRDLGVPVEVGGGIRGRRAAEELLLQGVDRVVIGTAAVTHPELVAELIAAHGAERVVVSLDARGLEVATHGWAAGSGVNVAELTPRLADAGLETLIFTDVTRDGTLRGLDRDLMRQVRHLWVNTLIVGGGVANLDDVRLLHEEGIQGAIVGRAIYEGTLPYPVPLD, from the coding sequence ATGAGCGCTCCTGGCCAGCCCCTGATCATTCCGTGCGTGGACATCCAGTCTGGCCGCGCCGTCCGACTGTACGAGGGCGACCCGGAGCGGGAGACCGTGTACTTCGACTCGCCGCTGGACGCCGCCCGCCACTGGGTGAACCTGGGCGCGGGCCTGCTGCACCTCGTGGATCTGGACGCCGCGACGGGCCGGGGGCAGAACCGCGAGGTGATCGAGCAGATCACGCGGGATCTGGGCGTTCCGGTGGAGGTGGGCGGCGGCATCCGGGGCCGCCGGGCCGCCGAGGAACTCCTGCTTCAGGGGGTGGATCGGGTCGTGATCGGCACGGCGGCGGTGACGCACCCGGAACTCGTCGCGGAACTCATCGCGGCGCATGGTGCGGAGCGCGTGGTCGTCAGCCTCGACGCGCGCGGCCTGGAGGTCGCCACGCACGGCTGGGCGGCCGGGAGCGGCGTGAACGTCGCGGAACTCACGCCCCGGCTGGCCGACGCGGGCCTGGAGACGCTGATCTTCACGGACGTGACCCGTGACGGCACCCTCAGAGGTCTGGATCGCGACCTGATGCGGCAGGTGCGGCACCTGTGGGTGAACACCCTGATCGTGGGCGGCGGCGTGGCCAACTTGGATGACGTCCGCCTGCTGCACGAGGAGGGCATCCAGGGGGCCATCGTGGGCCGCGCGATCTACGAGGGCACGTTGCCATACCCGGTGCCGCTGGACTGA